A genome region from Arachis duranensis cultivar V14167 chromosome 6, aradu.V14167.gnm2.J7QH, whole genome shotgun sequence includes the following:
- the LOC107491676 gene encoding soluble inorganic pyrophosphatase 4 produces MTEIVTETANAEETVPVPPIEIPEKVPMPLYSSHPPLNERIISSMTRRSVAAHPWHDLEIGPGAPQIFNCVVEIGKGNKVKYELDKKSGLIKVDRVLYSSVVYPHNYGFIPRTICEDGDPMDVLVIMQEPVLPGCFLRAKAIGLMPMIDQGEKDDKIIAVCADDPEYRHYNDIKELPPHRLAEIRRFFEDYKKNENKEVAVNDFLPASTAFEAIKHSMTLYADYIVESLRR; encoded by the exons ATGACTGAAATCGTGACGGAAACTGCGAAT GCTGAAGAAACGGTTCCAGTTCCCCCAATTGAGATTCCAGAAAAAGTTCCCATGCCTCTTTATTCCTCCCATCCACCTCTTAATGAGAGGATTATTTCATCCATGACCAGGAGATCTGTTGCTGCACACCCTTGGCATGACCTTGAGATTG GACCAGGAGCTCCACAGATCTTCAACTGT GTGGTTGAGATTGGGAAAGGAAACAAAGTCAAATATGAACTTGACAAGAAGTCAGGACTTATTAAG GTGGATCGTGTGCTTTACTCATCAGTTGTGTATCCCCACAACTATGGCTTTATCCCACGAACTATCTGTGAGGACGGTGATCCCATGGATGTCTTGGTTATTATGCAG GAGCCAGTTCTTCCAGGGTGCTTTCTTCGTGCCAAAGCTATTGGTCTCATGCCTATGATTGACCAG GGTGAGAAAGATGACAAAATAATCGCTGTCTGTGCTGATGATCCGGAGTATAGACACTACAATGACATCAAGGAGCTTCCTCCACATCGTTTGGCTGAGATCCGTCGTTTCTTCGAAGACT ataagaagaatgagaacaAGGAAGTTGCTGTAAATGACTTTCTGCCTGCTTCAACTGCATTCGAAGCGATCAAGCACTCCAT GACTCTATATGCTGACTATATAGTGGAGAGCTTAAGGCGGTAA